The following are encoded together in the Erwinia sp. E602 genome:
- the treZ gene encoding malto-oligosyltrehalose trehalohydrolase — protein MESATVSTSWGAETLAPDTVWFRLWAPGHDHITLQLNGENSDMNPAADGWFELQVSGVSPGAEYRYLLPDGTTVPDPASRAQKHDVNGPSVVTDPHGYNWKHSDWRGRPWQEIVTYELHIGTFTPEGTFRAAIEKLPHLADLGITAIELLPLSQFGGNRGWGYDGVLLYAPHSAYGTPDDLKALVDAAHGHGISVLLDIVLNHFGPEGNYLPLLAPDFFDKQRHTPWGAGIAYQADAARRYIAEAPLYWLREYRLDGLRFDAIDQIEDDSQPHILVEIARRIRAEITDRPIHLTTEDCRNIIDLHPRHADGSAPLFTAEWNDDYHNAVHVLATDETHAYYEDFSREPEAQLARSLAEGFAYQGEVSPQSGEARGVDSRSQPPLAFVDFIQNHDQVGNRALGERLLTLAGAERTRVLLAALLLSPHSPLLFMGEEYGETQPFLFFTDFHGDLAEAVRKGRAKEFAGHSGYAGEAVPDPNAQQTFDDSKLNWQQADSEDGRAWLAFTRRLLQLRHQHIVPLLAQAGGNAGKVVTTAAGLVAVSWTLPQGTLSLAFNIGKKPQPLPDQPGKTIFAWPAGETASGSSAAPEQAGKASGSSAVPQQAGEAAPAGSRPGGELPPNSILVRLTAGKKK, from the coding sequence ATGGAATCTGCAACCGTATCCACCAGCTGGGGCGCCGAAACCCTCGCCCCAGACACCGTCTGGTTCCGCCTCTGGGCTCCCGGCCACGACCACATCACCCTGCAACTCAACGGCGAAAACAGCGACATGAACCCGGCCGCCGACGGCTGGTTCGAACTGCAGGTCAGCGGCGTCTCCCCCGGTGCGGAATACCGCTACCTGCTACCCGACGGCACAACCGTCCCGGACCCGGCCTCCCGCGCACAAAAGCACGACGTCAACGGCCCCTCCGTGGTAACCGACCCACACGGTTACAACTGGAAACACTCTGACTGGCGTGGCCGCCCGTGGCAGGAGATTGTCACCTACGAACTGCACATCGGCACCTTCACCCCTGAAGGCACCTTCCGCGCCGCCATCGAAAAACTGCCACACCTGGCCGACCTCGGCATCACCGCCATCGAACTCCTGCCGCTGTCGCAGTTCGGCGGCAACCGCGGCTGGGGTTACGACGGCGTCCTGCTCTACGCCCCGCACAGCGCCTACGGCACGCCGGATGACTTAAAAGCGCTGGTCGATGCCGCCCACGGCCACGGCATCTCGGTACTGCTGGATATCGTACTCAACCACTTTGGCCCGGAAGGCAACTACCTGCCGCTACTGGCCCCGGACTTCTTCGATAAACAGCGCCACACCCCCTGGGGAGCAGGCATCGCCTATCAGGCTGACGCCGCCCGCCGCTATATCGCCGAAGCCCCGCTCTACTGGCTGCGGGAGTACCGCCTCGACGGCCTGCGCTTCGACGCCATCGACCAGATCGAAGATGACTCGCAGCCGCATATCCTCGTGGAGATCGCCCGGCGCATCCGCGCGGAAATCACCGACCGGCCGATCCACCTGACCACCGAAGACTGCCGCAACATCATCGATCTGCACCCGCGCCACGCCGACGGCAGCGCGCCGCTGTTCACCGCCGAATGGAACGATGATTATCACAACGCCGTGCACGTGCTGGCCACCGATGAAACCCACGCCTACTACGAAGACTTCTCCCGCGAGCCGGAAGCCCAGCTGGCGCGATCGCTGGCCGAAGGCTTCGCTTATCAGGGCGAAGTCTCGCCGCAGAGCGGTGAAGCGCGCGGCGTGGACAGCCGCAGCCAGCCGCCGCTGGCCTTCGTCGATTTTATTCAGAATCACGATCAGGTGGGCAACCGCGCGCTGGGCGAACGGCTGTTAACGCTGGCCGGAGCGGAGCGTACCCGCGTGCTGCTGGCCGCGCTGCTGCTGTCGCCGCACAGCCCGCTGCTGTTTATGGGCGAAGAGTACGGCGAAACGCAGCCGTTCCTGTTCTTTACCGACTTCCACGGCGACCTGGCAGAGGCGGTGCGCAAAGGCCGGGCGAAGGAGTTTGCCGGCCACAGCGGCTACGCGGGCGAAGCGGTTCCCGACCCGAACGCGCAGCAAACCTTTGATGATTCGAAGCTGAACTGGCAGCAGGCGGACAGTGAAGACGGCCGCGCCTGGCTGGCCTTCACCCGCCGGCTGCTGCAGCTGCGCCATCAGCATATCGTGCCGCTGCTGGCGCAGGCTGGCGGCAACGCTGGCAAGGTGGTTACCACCGCAGCGGGCCTGGTGGCGGTCAGCTGGACGCTGCCGCAGGGCACGCTGTCGCTGGCCTTTAATATCGGTAAAAAGCCGCAGCCGCTGCCCGACCAGCCCGGTAAAACGATCTTCGCCTGGCCCGCTGGTGAAACCGCCAGCGGCAGTTCCGCTGCGCCAGAGCAGGCAGGAAAAGCCAGCGGCAGTTCCGCTGTGCCACAGCAGGCTGGAGAAGCGGCGCCGGCAGGCTCCAGGCCGGGCGGTGAGCTGCCGCCCAACAGCATCCTCGTGCGTTTGACAGCAGGGAAGAAAAAATGA
- the apbE gene encoding FAD:protein FMN transferase ApbE, which yields MRMRWMLAVMVAVMVAALSGCDSGGEQGAGKDAQRAWVLEGKTMGTFWRVSVAGVDAQRREALQKAVQQQLDADDRELSTWKSDSLLSRFNQYRGSEPWPVSNNMADIVTVALRIGQQTAGAMDITVGPLVNLWGFGPDKQPVKIPDAAQIAAAKALTGLQHLQVINRAGQAYLQKDLPQLYVDLSTVGEGFATDHLARLMEQEGINNYLVSVGGAVLTRGTPAQGRGWQVAIQKPTDRENAVQAVVDLQGHGISTSGSYRNYYELDGRRISHVIDPATGQPIQHKLVSATVIATTALEADGWDTGLMVLGTERAKALALREKLAVYLIYKQGDQFASWMSPQFSAFIQPPARQ from the coding sequence ATGCGTATGAGATGGATGTTAGCGGTGATGGTCGCGGTGATGGTTGCGGCGTTGAGCGGCTGTGATAGTGGTGGCGAGCAGGGGGCCGGGAAGGATGCTCAGCGAGCCTGGGTGCTGGAAGGCAAAACCATGGGTACCTTCTGGCGGGTGAGCGTGGCCGGGGTGGATGCGCAGCGGCGCGAGGCGCTGCAAAAGGCGGTGCAGCAGCAGCTTGATGCGGATGACCGCGAGCTGTCGACGTGGAAGAGCGATTCGCTGCTGTCCCGGTTTAATCAGTATCGCGGCAGCGAGCCGTGGCCGGTAAGCAATAATATGGCGGATATCGTGACCGTGGCGCTGCGTATCGGCCAGCAGACGGCGGGCGCGATGGATATTACCGTTGGGCCGCTGGTCAATCTGTGGGGCTTCGGGCCGGATAAGCAGCCGGTGAAGATCCCGGATGCGGCGCAGATTGCGGCGGCGAAGGCGCTGACCGGGCTGCAGCATCTGCAGGTGATCAACCGCGCCGGGCAGGCCTATCTGCAGAAGGATCTTCCCCAGCTGTATGTCGACCTTTCTACCGTCGGCGAGGGTTTTGCCACCGATCATCTGGCGCGGCTGATGGAGCAGGAGGGGATCAATAACTATCTGGTGTCGGTGGGCGGTGCGGTGCTGACGCGCGGGACCCCTGCTCAGGGGCGCGGCTGGCAGGTGGCGATTCAGAAGCCCACTGACCGGGAGAACGCGGTGCAGGCTGTGGTGGATCTGCAGGGGCACGGCATCAGCACCTCCGGCAGTTATCGCAACTATTATGAGCTGGACGGCAGGCGTATTTCGCACGTGATCGACCCGGCCACCGGCCAGCCGATTCAGCATAAGCTGGTGTCGGCGACGGTGATCGCCACTACCGCGCTGGAGGCGGACGGCTGGGACACCGGGCTGATGGTGCTGGGCACCGAGCGGGCGAAGGCGCTGGCGCTGCGCGAGAAGCTGGCGGTGTATCTGATCTATAAGCAGGGCGACCAGTTTGCCAGCTGGATGTCGCCACAGTTCAGCGCGTTTATTCAGCCGCCGGCGCGGCAGTGA